A single window of uncultured Methanospirillum sp. DNA harbors:
- a CDS encoding helix-turn-helix transcriptional regulator produces MKNRIKVFRAEYDMTQETLAQLVGVTRNTIISIEKGKYYPSLLIGYRIARVFNVDINDVFTYEEGIDDLPLE; encoded by the coding sequence ATGAAAAACAGAATAAAAGTCTTCCGGGCTGAGTATGATATGACCCAGGAGACACTTGCACAGTTAGTCGGGGTTACCCGAAATACCATAATTTCTATTGAAAAAGGAAAATATTATCCTTCTTTACTTATTGGATATCGAATTGCACGAGTCTTCAACGTTGATATTAATGATGTCTTTACGTATGAAGAAGGAATAGATGATCTTCCCCTGGAATAA
- a CDS encoding DUF2178 domain-containing protein, whose product MKYIHYVVWIIGIAILAGIMVGWSIISGLIWIPLIIIPLAVIVGYSGRKIVSPILDDELNQRIHGDAAMRTLEVLFVTGIIITSILFSLSVSSAYIPKINGHIVTNDDNTRSMSVTIQYLNPLDISNPTLRSYLIRNIEDMTYQDAGSYATFWQEGLRPYYEYDLMARIGGSLLIFLLLVYGSFYLYYRRKY is encoded by the coding sequence ATGAAATATATTCATTATGTGGTATGGATTATTGGAATAGCAATTCTGGCAGGAATAATGGTAGGATGGTCAATTATATCAGGACTCATCTGGATTCCGTTAATAATTATTCCTCTGGCAGTAATTGTGGGATATTCCGGTCGCAAGATTGTATCTCCAATCCTGGATGATGAACTTAATCAGCGTATTCATGGAGATGCTGCTATGAGAACCCTTGAGGTTTTGTTTGTAACCGGTATTATAATTACATCAATTCTGTTTTCTCTTTCAGTAAGTTCTGCATATATTCCAAAAATAAACGGACATATTGTTACCAATGATGATAATACACGATCAATGTCAGTGACCATACAGTATCTTAATCCTCTGGATATCTCGAATCCAACCTTGAGATCATATCTTATCAGGAATATCGAAGATATGACATACCAGGATGCAGGATCGTATGCAACATTCTGGCAGGAAGGATTGCGGCCATACTATGAATATGATCTGATGGCTAGAATCGGTGGATCTCTTTTAATATTTCTTCTTTTAGTCTATGGTTCTTTTTATTTATACTACCGTCGAAAATACTAG
- a CDS encoding sugar O-acetyltransferase, with the protein MILDCARVQIGENTLLGPGVQIYTATHPVHPSARRSHLECAYPVTIGDNVWIGGGSIILPGVTIGNNSVIGAGSVVTKDIPDDVVAVGNPCRVRRKVTPET; encoded by the coding sequence GTGATCCTTGATTGTGCTCGTGTTCAGATCGGGGAGAACACGTTACTCGGACCCGGGGTCCAGATCTACACTGCCACACATCCTGTACACCCATCTGCAAGACGTTCTCATCTTGAGTGTGCATATCCGGTAACAATAGGAGATAACGTCTGGATAGGAGGTGGATCGATCATCCTTCCCGGGGTAACGATAGGGAATAATTCAGTTATCGGGGCAGGAAGTGTGGTTACAAAAGATATTCCTGATGATGTGGTCGCTGTCGGAAATCCATGCCGGGTCAGAAGAAAAGTAACTCCCGAGACATAG
- a CDS encoding maltose acetyltransferase domain-containing protein, whose translation MKRDMSEWKKMLEGFEYDSSDEYLVSIRKRARKMIKRYNRTDEIPKVRRRLLEKLVMQPVDKTVFIEPPFFCDYGVNITFGKNFYANFKLCDP comes from the coding sequence ATGAAACGTGATATGAGTGAATGGAAGAAGATGCTAGAGGGGTTTGAATATGATAGTTCAGATGAGTATCTCGTATCGATTCGGAAGAGAGCCCGGAAGATGATCAAGAGATATAACCGGACCGATGAGATTCCAAAGGTCAGGAGACGATTATTAGAGAAACTGGTCATGCAGCCGGTTGATAAAACAGTCTTCATTGAACCTCCGTTTTTCTGTGATTATGGCGTTAATATCACCTTTGGGAAGAATTTTTACGCGAATTTCAAACTGTGTGATCCTTGA
- a CDS encoding alkyl sulfatase dimerization domain-containing protein has translation MATDDPLIIQSAYPGITSWDMEAYKAIANGTRPDTINPLLYRQFLLNNINGVFNVTDDIYQVRGYDVTSMSFIKGNTGWIIVDPMISVETAKAAMDLVNRTIGHYPVKAVIYSHPHADHYQGVKGIVSDEDVANGDVQIIAPENFMEHAVSENVYAGNAMQRRANYQYGIQLPKDAKGNIDIGLGKSPSVGTASLIAPTMDITHTGQKVTIDGVNMEFHLSENTEAPVELDIWFPQKNALLVSEDCTATFHNLLTLRGAQVRDPLAWSRSLDEVRQLYGDKAEVMFSSHHWPRFGNDKVIEILENQRDLYKYVNDQTLNLINKGYTMDEISNMIHPPDSLKEFWYTYGFYGQMYMGVKATYQKYLGFYDGNPINLNRLTPVEYAKEITSYMGGPEAALSHLQQDYDAGKYELVASIANYLVFADPTNMQAREMEAAALEQLGYQEVSGTARNAYLSGAQDLRRTTPINEMSGISSDIMSAMSVSELLDYISVRVNGEKAKDEDYQINLKLTDTGDKALIQVKNEVLMYWVDSSSPTADVTVEMPRKTLEQLALDPSETLEDVTTTGDAATFDRFVSMLDVFDPGFNIVTP, from the coding sequence TTGGCAACCGATGACCCCCTGATTATTCAATCTGCATATCCCGGGATAACATCATGGGATATGGAGGCATACAAAGCCATTGCCAATGGAACCAGACCGGATACGATAAATCCATTACTCTATCGGCAGTTCCTGCTCAACAATATTAATGGAGTATTCAACGTAACTGACGACATCTATCAGGTCAGGGGATACGATGTCACATCGATGAGCTTCATCAAGGGGAATACCGGCTGGATTATCGTAGATCCCATGATATCAGTTGAGACAGCAAAGGCTGCAATGGATCTGGTGAACAGAACAATCGGTCACTATCCGGTAAAAGCGGTAATCTATTCGCATCCTCACGCTGACCACTACCAGGGAGTCAAGGGAATAGTCTCTGATGAAGACGTAGCAAACGGAGATGTTCAGATCATTGCTCCTGAAAACTTCATGGAACACGCAGTGAGCGAGAATGTCTATGCTGGCAATGCCATGCAACGCCGGGCTAACTACCAGTATGGTATACAATTACCCAAGGATGCAAAAGGAAACATTGACATCGGCCTTGGAAAGAGCCCTTCAGTCGGAACAGCATCTCTCATTGCACCAACCATGGATATTACCCACACCGGGCAGAAGGTTACGATCGATGGAGTGAACATGGAGTTCCATCTGTCAGAGAATACCGAGGCACCGGTAGAACTTGATATCTGGTTCCCACAGAAGAATGCCCTTCTGGTATCTGAAGACTGTACAGCAACATTTCATAATCTCCTGACCCTTCGGGGAGCACAGGTCCGTGATCCACTCGCCTGGTCACGATCTCTTGATGAAGTCAGGCAACTGTACGGTGATAAGGCTGAAGTCATGTTCAGTTCTCATCACTGGCCACGATTCGGTAACGACAAAGTAATAGAGATTCTTGAGAACCAGCGTGATTTGTACAAATACGTCAACGATCAAACCCTGAATCTCATCAATAAGGGATACACCATGGATGAGATCTCGAACATGATCCATCCTCCGGATTCCTTAAAGGAATTCTGGTATACCTATGGGTTCTATGGTCAGATGTACATGGGAGTCAAGGCTACCTACCAGAAGTATCTCGGATTTTATGATGGAAATCCAATAAATCTCAACCGTCTCACTCCGGTAGAGTATGCAAAAGAGATCACTTCATACATGGGAGGGCCGGAAGCAGCACTCAGTCATCTGCAGCAGGATTATGATGCAGGAAAGTATGAACTGGTAGCCAGTATTGCAAATTACCTGGTATTTGCTGATCCGACAAACATGCAGGCCAGGGAGATGGAAGCTGCAGCACTTGAGCAACTCGGATACCAGGAAGTTTCAGGAACCGCCAGGAATGCATACCTCTCCGGAGCCCAGGATCTCAGAAGAACCACTCCAATCAATGAAATGAGCGGCATTTCATCGGATATTATGTCTGCTATGTCAGTTTCAGAGTTACTGGATTATATCTCAGTCAGGGTCAACGGAGAGAAAGCCAAAGATGAGGACTACCAGATCAATCTGAAACTGACCGATACTGGTGATAAAGCACTGATCCAGGTAAAGAATGAGGTACTCATGTACTGGGTGGACTCATCATCACCAACTGCAGATGTAACCGTTGAGATGCCACGCAAAACACTTGAACAACTGGCTCTTGATCCCTCAGAAACTCTGGAAGATGTGACAACTACCGGCGATGCTGCGACATTTGACCGGTTTGTCTCTATGTTGGATGTATTTGATCCAGGGTTTAACATTGTCACCCCCTGA
- a CDS encoding alpha/beta hydrolase — MTEILTQDNIPLRYIIRGAGPTIVFVLGYGMTLDEWPGKLISTLAASFRVILYNHRGVSGMMNPSVKFTIPQGAQDLHDLITQLADGPVHIVGYSMGGSIGLEFSIRYPELVDHLVLIGADCGGSECILRDDRITEEMGKELPDIHAYLERAGRLLLTESFKKQYPDPMSWFVDHGEVADPRSVMEQYEALATWKGIYPELHLIKKPVLVITGDRDIVTPPENATILADAIPGVELVVVEDTGHGLIFQEPVRVGEMISRFLT, encoded by the coding sequence ATGACCGAGATCCTCACTCAGGATAACATTCCTCTCAGGTATATCATCCGGGGAGCCGGACCCACCATCGTCTTTGTCCTCGGTTATGGTATGACACTGGACGAATGGCCCGGGAAATTGATATCAACCCTTGCCGCCTCGTTCCGGGTTATTCTCTACAATCACCGGGGCGTTTCAGGTATGATGAACCCGTCGGTGAAGTTCACCATACCCCAGGGGGCTCAGGATCTCCATGATCTGATTACTCAACTGGCAGATGGCCCGGTTCACATTGTAGGTTATTCCATGGGAGGATCGATCGGGCTTGAGTTTTCGATCCGGTATCCGGAATTGGTAGACCATCTGGTCCTCATAGGTGCCGACTGCGGTGGATCAGAGTGTATCCTCCGGGATGACCGGATCACCGAAGAGATGGGAAAGGAGCTGCCTGATATTCATGCATATCTTGAACGTGCTGGTCGCCTCCTTCTGACTGAATCATTCAAGAAACAGTACCCGGACCCGATGAGCTGGTTTGTTGACCACGGAGAAGTGGCTGATCCACGATCTGTTATGGAGCAGTATGAGGCTCTTGCAACCTGGAAGGGCATATATCCAGAGCTCCATCTCATCAAAAAACCGGTTTTGGTGATCACCGGAGACCGGGACATTGTTACACCACCAGAAAATGCAACCATTCTTGCAGATGCAATACCAGGAGTAGAACTCGTCGTTGTTGAAGATACCGGTCATGGACTTATCTTTCAGGAGCCGGTCAGGGTCGGTGAGATGATCTCCCGGTTCCTAACGTAG
- a CDS encoding UPF0175 family protein, whose translation MTEDIILTIPSSLAREMKLPPDTIREELLSELAISLYQREIVTSAQACRLLGIERYQFEGLLWKRHIPVHYSDEDLDQDIRYATGNI comes from the coding sequence ATGACTGAAGATATTATATTGACCATACCATCCTCGCTGGCCAGGGAGATGAAACTACCTCCAGATACCATCAGAGAGGAACTTCTTAGTGAACTTGCTATCAGCCTATACCAACGGGAAATAGTCACATCAGCCCAGGCTTGTCGGTTATTAGGAATTGAACGTTACCAGTTTGAAGGACTTCTCTGGAAGCGGCATATCCCGGTTCATTACTCAGACGAAGATCTTGATCAGGATATTAGGTATGCAACTGGTAATATCTGA
- a CDS encoding DUF3368 domain-containing protein: MQLVISDSSTLIHLAAVNRFDLIRTYYPSIILPRSVYQEVVTCGTQKPGCEEVLQGVKNGEISLRDVQNTRLVSSLCHEIHRGEAEVIALGVECDDAFLLLDDHDARHIADRFGLRYTGIIGIFIRARRDGNISSLRRELERLRTDGRFWISELTLQRALQVVGEE, encoded by the coding sequence ATGCAACTGGTAATATCTGACTCATCCACCCTCATACACCTGGCAGCAGTGAACCGGTTCGATCTAATCAGAACATATTACCCTTCAATAATCCTTCCCCGTTCTGTATACCAGGAAGTCGTGACCTGTGGTACGCAAAAGCCTGGTTGTGAAGAAGTCCTCCAGGGGGTAAAAAATGGGGAAATTTCTCTTCGGGATGTTCAGAATACCCGTTTAGTGTCCAGCCTCTGTCATGAGATCCACAGGGGAGAAGCAGAAGTCATCGCTCTTGGTGTTGAATGTGATGATGCATTCCTTCTCCTCGATGATCATGATGCCCGTCATATTGCTGACAGATTCGGTCTCCGTTATACCGGTATTATCGGGATCTTCATCAGAGCTAGAAGAGATGGGAATATATCCTCACTCCGGAGAGAGTTAGAAAGATTACGAACAGATGGACGGTTCTGGATCTCTGAATTAACTCTACAGAGAGCACTTCAAGTAGTTGGTGAAGAATAA